In Campylobacter sp. 2014D-0216, the following proteins share a genomic window:
- the sstT gene encoding serine/threonine transporter SstT, with product MNVFSCVIWHYKNGNLILQICIGIFLGILVGIFSKDLAIFANIFGALFTGALKAIAPILVFILILTTICTKEFNHGSKKIKHIIFLYIFGTFLASLSAVSVSFIFPVELVLTDIDKASTSAPAHIGEVFKNLLFQVVDNPIHALSSGNYLSILAWAIGGGFALRHCSNDAKQLFTDINEGVLKIVKFIVKLAPFGIFGLVANSVAQTGAEGLLSYAKLLLVLVLTMFFVAFVINALIVFVYTKKNPYPLIFICLKHSAVFAFFTRSSAANIPVNMALCSKLNINNSLYSISIPLGATINMAGAAVTIAILSLAAAHTVGIEINFLQAMLLSILAAFAACGASGVAGGSLLLIPLACSLFSIDYDIAMQVVAVGFIIGVIQDSVETALNSSTDVLFSAICSENELNLKI from the coding sequence ATGAATGTATTTTCATGCGTAATTTGGCACTATAAAAATGGCAATCTTATTTTACAAATTTGCATTGGAATTTTTTTGGGGATTTTAGTTGGTATTTTCTCTAAAGATTTGGCTATTTTTGCAAATATTTTTGGCGCTTTATTTACAGGAGCACTCAAGGCTATTGCACCTATTTTAGTTTTTATTTTAATCTTAACCACAATTTGCACCAAAGAATTTAATCATGGAAGTAAAAAAATTAAACATATCATTTTTCTATATATCTTTGGTACCTTTCTTGCATCTTTAAGTGCAGTAAGTGTTAGTTTTATTTTTCCCGTAGAGTTAGTATTAACCGATATTGACAAAGCATCTACAAGCGCTCCTGCGCATATAGGTGAGGTTTTTAAAAATTTATTATTTCAAGTAGTAGATAACCCTATCCATGCGCTATCATCTGGGAATTATTTAAGCATTTTAGCTTGGGCTATAGGCGGTGGTTTTGCGCTAAGACACTGCTCAAATGATGCTAAGCAACTTTTTACCGACATTAACGAAGGGGTTTTAAAAATTGTTAAATTTATTGTCAAACTTGCACCTTTTGGGATTTTTGGACTTGTAGCAAATTCAGTAGCACAAACAGGCGCAGAAGGTCTTTTAAGCTATGCTAAATTATTATTAGTTTTAGTTTTAACTATGTTTTTTGTCGCTTTTGTAATTAATGCTTTAATTGTATTTGTATACACTAAAAAAAATCCCTATCCACTTATTTTTATTTGCTTAAAACATAGTGCTGTTTTTGCATTCTTCACAAGAAGTTCTGCTGCTAACATTCCTGTAAACATGGCTCTTTGCTCTAAATTAAACATCAATAATAGTCTTTATAGTATTTCCATTCCTTTAGGTGCTACGATTAATATGGCAGGAGCTGCAGTAACCATTGCTATATTAAGTCTTGCTGCAGCACATACAGTGGGTATTGAAATCAATTTTTTACAAGCTATGCTTTTAAGCATCTTGGCTGCTTTTGCAGCTTGTGGGGCCAGCGGAGTTGCAGGAGGATCGCTTTTACTTATTCCTCTTGCTTGCTCGTTATTTAGTATTGATTATGATATAGCTATGCAAGTTGTGGCGGTTGGTTTTATTATTGGAGTGATACAAGATAGCGTAGAAACAGCTTTAAATAGCTCTACAGATGTTTTATTTAGTGCGATTTGTTCAGAGAATGAATTAAACTTAAAAATTTAG
- a CDS encoding aspartate carbamoyltransferase catalytic subunit translates to MRHLITTKDFSNEEILALFKEAKDFLDEKPRTYLKGKSVTTIFFENSTRTQSSFETAATRLGAKVLKLDVSKSSSSKGETLFDTAANLDAMSPNAIVVRHKHSGVPHILANYTHCPIVNGGDGKHAHPTQALLDLFTIMEHFNYDIKGKKIAIVGDIKNSRVAASNLELLPRFGIDITLVAPPHFMPNYPLKKTNKIKEVIDEVDIIMSLRTQTERHNVPTYASLKDYANDFCINKELIKDKNIIILHPGPVHRNIDISDEIMADKRSKVLTQVKNGVAIRMAVLKKLILES, encoded by the coding sequence ATGAGGCATTTAATTACTACAAAAGATTTTAGCAATGAAGAAATTCTAGCTCTTTTTAAAGAAGCTAAAGATTTCTTAGATGAAAAACCACGCACTTATCTAAAAGGCAAAAGCGTTACAACCATTTTTTTTGAAAATTCCACTCGAACTCAATCAAGTTTTGAAACAGCAGCAACAAGATTAGGTGCTAAGGTTTTAAAACTAGATGTCTCAAAAAGCAGTTCTAGCAAAGGCGAAACACTTTTTGACACAGCAGCTAACTTAGATGCAATGTCTCCTAATGCCATTGTAGTCAGACATAAACATTCAGGTGTGCCACATATCTTAGCAAATTACACTCACTGTCCTATTGTCAATGGTGGCGATGGCAAGCATGCTCATCCTACTCAAGCCTTACTTGATCTTTTTACTATAATGGAGCATTTTAACTATGATATAAAAGGTAAAAAAATAGCCATTGTAGGAGATATCAAAAACTCACGCGTAGCTGCTTCAAATTTGGAATTATTGCCTCGTTTTGGTATAGATATCACGCTAGTGGCCCCACCTCATTTTATGCCTAATTATCCTCTTAAAAAAACAAATAAAATAAAAGAAGTTATTGATGAAGTAGATATCATCATGAGTCTTAGAACACAAACAGAAAGACACAATGTTCCAACCTATGCATCACTTAAAGATTATGCAAATGATTTTTGCATCAACAAAGAGCTAATCAAAGACAAAAATATCATCATTTTACACCCGGGCCCTGTGCATAGAAATATTGACATTAGCGATGAAATTATGGCAGATAAAAGATCTAAAGTTTTAACTCAGGTTAAAAATGGAGTTGCCATTAGAATGGCTGTATTAAAAAAACTCATTTTAGAAAGTTAA
- a CDS encoding M3 family oligoendopeptidase, whose translation MQNWNLSVLFKDEQELNVFLQNTQEEAYNFKKQYENQLHHLSVEVFLQALKDYETLILKLSHILTYVYLNFAQDTTQGAFYAKYENLSKKIEENLLFFELEFCELKDEQSQAFIAFCKGYEFYLNNLILHKKHNLSKKEERVILALSSTGSNAFARLFDETFSALKFNFEGQKLSEEEILSKLYHPDRSIRKKASKCFSKTLKKQNKLLVYIFNMIKTELASICELRSYESPESSRHMRNQISKKSVDALICASENSFDIVSKFYNAKKKILGYKKLKDYDRYAPIGKEMQIDFNQAKDIVLEAFKNFSCDFYKIAKDAFDNHWIDVYPKEFKQSGAFSHSSTPLSHPFILLNYTNQRRDLFTLAHELGHTIHQKLSYKVSFLNQDTPLTTAETASVFAEMLIFDHIKENLNKEELLSLYAAKIEDIFATLYRQINFTTFERRFHAKKEELSADELSQIWLEESRKMFQDSVILTKNYGLWYSYIPHFIHSPFYCYAYAYAQLLVLALYGLYKSGKCTDFTSIYIDFLSSGGSKSPKELVAMFGFDIESDEFWNIGLEQVRKLVDEFLRLSND comes from the coding sequence ATGCAAAATTGGAATTTAAGTGTATTATTTAAAGATGAGCAAGAATTAAATGTGTTTTTGCAAAACACCCAAGAAGAAGCTTATAATTTTAAAAAACAATATGAAAACCAACTACATCATCTAAGCGTTGAAGTTTTTTTACAAGCTTTAAAAGATTACGAAACGCTAATTTTAAAGCTTTCTCATATATTAACTTATGTATATTTAAATTTTGCTCAAGATACTACCCAAGGTGCTTTTTATGCAAAATACGAAAATCTAAGCAAAAAAATAGAAGAAAATCTTTTATTTTTTGAACTTGAATTTTGCGAACTTAAAGATGAACAAAGTCAAGCTTTTATTGCTTTTTGCAAGGGTTATGAATTTTATCTAAACAATCTCATCTTACACAAAAAACACAATCTTTCTAAAAAAGAAGAAAGAGTTATCCTTGCTTTATCAAGCACGGGATCTAACGCTTTTGCAAGATTGTTTGATGAAACTTTTAGTGCTTTAAAATTTAACTTTGAAGGACAAAAACTAAGCGAAGAAGAAATTTTAAGCAAACTTTACCACCCTGATAGAAGCATTAGAAAAAAAGCTTCAAAGTGTTTTAGTAAAACCTTAAAAAAACAAAACAAGCTTTTAGTATATATTTTCAATATGATCAAAACTGAACTTGCTAGTATTTGCGAGCTAAGGTCCTATGAGAGTCCAGAAAGCTCAAGACATATGAGAAATCAAATTTCTAAAAAAAGCGTTGATGCGCTTATTTGCGCAAGTGAAAATAGTTTTGACATTGTCTCTAAATTTTACAATGCAAAGAAAAAAATCTTAGGTTATAAAAAATTAAAAGACTATGATCGTTATGCGCCTATTGGCAAGGAAATGCAAATTGATTTTAATCAAGCAAAAGACATTGTTTTAGAAGCTTTTAAAAACTTTTCTTGTGATTTTTATAAGATCGCTAAAGATGCTTTTGATAATCATTGGATTGATGTATATCCTAAAGAATTTAAACAAAGTGGAGCATTTTCTCACTCAAGCACTCCTCTAAGCCACCCTTTTATACTTTTAAACTATACCAACCAAAGACGCGATCTTTTTACTTTGGCTCACGAGCTTGGCCACACCATACACCAAAAACTTTCCTATAAAGTAAGTTTTTTAAATCAAGACACGCCTTTAACCACAGCAGAAACCGCTTCTGTTTTTGCTGAGATGTTGATTTTTGATCACATTAAAGAAAATTTAAACAAAGAAGAACTTTTATCTTTATATGCAGCAAAAATCGAAGACATTTTCGCCACACTTTATAGGCAAATTAACTTTACCACCTTTGAACGTAGGTTTCATGCCAAAAAAGAAGAACTTAGCGCCGATGAATTAAGTCAAATCTGGCTTGAAGAATCAAGAAAAATGTTTCAAGATAGCGTGATTTTAACCAAAAACTATGGTCTTTGGTATTCTTATATACCACATTTTATTCATTCTCCATTTTACTGCTATGCATATGCATATGCACAACTTTTGGTTTTAGCGCTTTATGGACTATATAAAAGTGGAAAATGCACCGATTTTACTTCGATTTATATTGATTTTTTAAGTAGCGGCGGAAGCAAAAGTCCAAAAGAGCTTGTGGCTATGTTTGGTTTTGATATTGAAAGTGATGAATTTTGGAATATAGGCCTAGAGCAAGTTAGAAAACTAGTAGATGAATTTTTAAGGTTGAGCAATGATTGA
- a CDS encoding ATP-dependent helicase produces the protein MNFFEGLNDSQKEAIMHIDGAMLILAGAGSGKTKTITTRLAYLIDHVGIPAQNTLTLTFTNKAANVMKTRALALLQDQNLHNPLLCTFHKFGLLFLRLYSERIARANNFVIIDTDDKKKILKDLANENLKNSLASIGAYISNFKNQSKSAQEIRKELEFLKDEKNKNHEEIIYLYEQYENFLIQNNFMDFDDLLMLTNKILEDEQFAKEQSQKYNYITVDEYQDTNTLQYQILKKLCTSHENICVVGDDDQSIYGWRGAKIENILNFKEQFNNVKLVKLEQNYRSTSAILQAANELIEHNRKRLGKTLICTKDEGEEITILQNDDEKIESFKVAREVSKLLSSGVNPSEIAILYRVNALSRALEEAFSKEKIPFKLLSGIRFYERAEIKDIISYLRLLSNLNDDYSFKRIINRPKRNFGNASLEKLENYAKENHLSLFESLCALQGSGFFSKKTDNELEKFILSIHKIKEKDDMLGMILALEDEFKIKEFYKDNPEGEDKLLNIDELYANLKDKITHGNYNGLDDILNEISLLNEQDGLDKESICIMSIHASKGLEFDHVFIIGLEEGFFPLTSESSNIEEERRLAYVAITRAKKKLYLSYANSRFYKGSRTRLEKSRFFGESNVIKKELTLDHQKNCYKKGDLIKHKIFGIGRVTGVSKIGAEEKLTINFGGIERMIMSSFVEKVI, from the coding sequence ATGAATTTTTTCGAAGGATTAAACGATAGTCAAAAAGAAGCCATCATGCACATTGATGGAGCTATGCTTATTTTAGCAGGTGCGGGTAGTGGTAAGACTAAAACTATAACCACTAGACTTGCTTATTTAATTGACCATGTGGGCATTCCTGCACAAAATACCCTTACACTAACTTTCACCAATAAAGCTGCTAATGTGATGAAAACTAGAGCATTAGCACTTTTACAAGATCAAAATTTACACAATCCTCTTTTGTGTACTTTTCATAAATTTGGCTTATTATTTTTAAGGCTTTATAGTGAAAGAATTGCTAGAGCAAATAATTTTGTCATCATCGACACAGATGATAAAAAGAAAATTTTAAAAGACCTAGCAAATGAAAATCTTAAAAATTCCCTAGCAAGCATTGGGGCTTATATTTCTAACTTTAAAAACCAAAGCAAAAGCGCTCAAGAAATTCGCAAGGAATTAGAATTTTTAAAAGATGAAAAAAATAAAAATCACGAAGAGATCATTTATCTTTACGAGCAATATGAAAATTTTTTAATCCAAAATAATTTTATGGATTTTGATGATTTACTCATGTTGACCAACAAAATTTTAGAAGATGAACAATTTGCAAAAGAACAAAGCCAAAAGTACAACTACATCACAGTCGATGAGTATCAAGATACCAACACTTTACAATATCAAATTCTAAAAAAACTTTGCACATCTCATGAAAACATCTGTGTAGTAGGTGATGATGATCAAAGTATTTATGGTTGGCGCGGAGCCAAAATAGAAAATATTTTAAATTTTAAAGAACAGTTTAATAATGTAAAATTAGTCAAACTAGAACAAAATTACCGCTCAACTAGTGCTATTTTACAAGCCGCAAATGAACTAATAGAACACAATAGAAAAAGACTAGGAAAAACTTTAATCTGCACCAAAGATGAAGGCGAAGAAATTACAATTTTACAAAACGATGATGAAAAGATTGAAAGTTTTAAAGTCGCAAGAGAAGTTTCAAAACTCTTAAGCTCAGGCGTTAATCCAAGTGAAATCGCCATACTTTATAGAGTAAATGCATTATCTCGCGCCCTTGAAGAAGCTTTTAGTAAAGAAAAAATTCCTTTTAAATTACTAAGCGGAATTCGTTTTTATGAAAGAGCTGAAATTAAAGACATTATTTCTTATTTAAGATTACTTTCAAATTTAAATGATGATTATTCTTTTAAGCGCATTATCAATCGCCCAAAAAGAAATTTTGGTAATGCAAGCTTAGAAAAACTAGAAAATTATGCTAAAGAAAATCATTTATCTTTGTTTGAAAGCTTATGCGCTTTACAAGGAAGTGGCTTTTTTAGTAAAAAAACCGATAATGAATTAGAAAAGTTCATACTAAGCATACATAAAATCAAAGAAAAAGATGATATGCTTGGAATGATTTTAGCTTTAGAAGATGAATTTAAGATTAAAGAATTTTATAAAGATAATCCAGAAGGGGAAGACAAGCTTTTAAATATAGATGAGCTTTATGCAAATTTAAAAGACAAAATCACTCATGGTAACTACAATGGCTTAGATGATATTTTAAATGAAATTTCTTTATTAAACGAGCAAGATGGATTAGATAAAGAAAGCATTTGTATCATGAGTATCCATGCAAGCAAGGGGTTGGAATTTGATCATGTTTTTATCATAGGATTAGAAGAAGGTTTTTTCCCGCTTACTAGCGAATCAAGCAATATAGAAGAAGAAAGAAGGCTAGCCTATGTGGCAATCACTAGAGCTAAGAAAAAACTTTATTTAAGTTATGCTAATTCTAGATTTTACAAAGGAAGTCGTACAAGATTAGAAAAAAGTAGATTTTTTGGCGAAAGCAATGTGATCAAAAAAGAACTAACCTTAGATCATCAAAAAAATTGTTATAAAAAAGGAGATTTAATTAAACATAAAATTTTTGGCATAGGTAGGGTTACAGGAGTAAGTAAAATAGGAGCCGAAGAAAAACTTACAATCAATTTTGGAGGCATAGAAAGAATGATAATGTCAAGTTTTGTGGAAAAAGTGATATGA
- the truB gene encoding tRNA pseudouridine(55) synthase TruB (catalyzes isomerization of specific uridines in RNA to pseudouridine; responsible for residues in T loops of many tRNAs) has protein sequence MNKLFVAYKPSGVSSNAFLSKLKKKYKNKKAGFSGTLDPFAKGVLLIAFDQYTKLFRFFDKNPKVYKATLWLGVHSLSLDNQNIKEINLISAFDEKVLEQIKNELLGKVSYTPPAYCAKKINGVRSYELAKKGFEVNLKPCVMEIFYTKILHYNHPFLTIEIAVSEGSYIRSYCELFARKLGIKATLSSLERLSEGRFFYKNEKELNPLAYLNLRKNTIKYPQKLHNGQKIFLDDLEIQEEGSYILEEKDFFSIISIQDNQVQYYLNKVLKC, from the coding sequence ATGAATAAACTTTTTGTAGCATATAAACCAAGCGGCGTGAGCTCTAATGCTTTTTTAAGCAAACTCAAAAAAAAATATAAAAACAAAAAAGCAGGTTTTTCAGGAACACTTGATCCTTTTGCAAAAGGTGTTTTACTTATAGCTTTTGATCAATATACAAAACTATTTCGTTTTTTTGATAAAAATCCAAAAGTTTACAAAGCTACACTTTGGCTAGGTGTACATTCGCTAAGTCTTGATAATCAAAACATCAAAGAAATCAACCTTATTAGTGCTTTTGATGAGAAGGTTTTAGAACAAATTAAAAACGAATTATTGGGAAAAGTGAGCTATACCCCACCTGCATATTGTGCAAAAAAAATCAACGGCGTACGCTCATATGAACTTGCAAAAAAAGGCTTTGAGGTTAATCTAAAACCATGCGTTATGGAAATTTTTTACACTAAAATTTTACATTACAACCACCCTTTTTTAACTATAGAAATAGCAGTTAGCGAGGGTTCTTATATACGCTCTTATTGTGAGTTATTTGCTAGAAAACTTGGCATCAAGGCTACGCTTAGCTCGCTTGAACGTCTAAGCGAAGGAAGATTTTTTTACAAAAACGAAAAAGAATTAAATCCTTTAGCTTATTTAAATCTTAGAAAAAATACGATAAAATATCCCCAAAAATTACACAATGGACAAAAAATATTTTTGGACGATTTAGAGATTCAAGAAGAAGGTAGCTATATTTTAGAAGAAAAAGATTTTTTTTCTATCATTTCTATCCAAGATAATCAAGTGCAATATTATTTAAATAAGGTATTAAAATGTTAA
- the csrA gene encoding carbon storage regulator CsrA, with protein sequence MLILSRKENESIKIGDDIEIKVVQTGKGYAKIGIEAPKSLMILRKELIEQVKSENLHAISDESIKLDDLSKKLKK encoded by the coding sequence ATGTTAATTTTATCAAGAAAAGAAAATGAAAGTATAAAAATCGGAGATGATATAGAAATCAAAGTAGTTCAAACAGGTAAAGGTTATGCCAAAATAGGCATAGAAGCACCAAAATCTTTAATGATACTACGCAAAGAACTTATTGAGCAAGTAAAGAGTGAAAACTTACATGCAATCAGCGATGAATCTATAAAGCTTGATGACCTAAGCAAAAAGCTTAAAAAATGA
- a CDS encoding 4-(cytidine 5'-diphospho)-2-C-methyl-D-erythritol kinase — MKAYAKANIFLKIIGFDSRSYHLLQSRFVLLKDIFDELSFSDEKSKEGFEIIGNFTQDTILHKTYKALADLGFSNELNEFFKNKSLKLIKNIPIGGGLGGSSTDAVAFLLMINEALNLKLNQSQLEQICQKLGSDLVFFLSGYESANVSGCGEIVEYFEDDLNQLEFTFPAIECSSAKVYRAFDEGHYDLNLNAKLARDFKTLKTSELLSYKNTDLNDLFAPCVKIYPKMQRFLDEAYFLSGSGSGVFKAK; from the coding sequence ATGAAAGCTTACGCTAAAGCAAATATTTTTTTAAAAATCATAGGGTTTGATTCAAGATCTTATCATTTACTACAGTCACGCTTTGTTTTATTAAAAGATATCTTTGATGAGCTAAGCTTTAGCGATGAAAAATCCAAAGAAGGTTTTGAGATTATTGGAAATTTTACCCAAGATACCATCCTTCACAAAACTTATAAAGCATTAGCAGATCTGGGTTTTTCAAACGAACTCAATGAGTTTTTCAAAAATAAAAGTTTAAAACTTATCAAAAATATACCTATAGGTGGTGGTCTTGGTGGAAGTAGCACTGATGCAGTTGCTTTTTTATTAATGATCAATGAGGCTTTAAATTTAAAACTCAACCAATCACAACTTGAACAAATCTGCCAAAAACTTGGATCTGATTTGGTCTTTTTCTTAAGTGGTTATGAAAGCGCGAATGTCAGTGGATGCGGAGAAATTGTAGAGTATTTTGAAGATGATTTAAACCAACTTGAGTTTACCTTTCCAGCTATTGAGTGTTCAAGTGCAAAAGTATATCGTGCTTTTGACGAAGGCCATTATGATTTAAATTTAAATGCAAAATTAGCTCGTGATTTTAAAACACTAAAAACAAGCGAACTTTTAAGCTATAAAAATACTGATTTAAATGATTTGTTTGCTCCTTGTGTAAAAATTTATCCTAAAATGCAAAGGTTTCTTGATGAGGCTTATTTTTTAAGTGGAAGTGGAAGTGGAGTTTTTAAGGCTAAATGA
- the smpB gene encoding SsrA-binding protein SmpB yields the protein MKKTIVKNKKAFFDYEILEKFEAGLVLKGSEVVALRASRANLKDSFVRIIKGEIFLLNAHISHLSTTHSFYKHDEKGARKLLMHKKQIDRLFGKISTQGFTIVPLELYFNEKNKAKALIALAKGKNLHDKRESLKKKQADLEARAAMKNHY from the coding sequence ATGAAAAAAACTATAGTAAAAAACAAAAAAGCTTTTTTTGATTATGAAATTTTAGAAAAATTTGAAGCAGGCTTGGTACTAAAAGGTTCTGAAGTTGTTGCTTTAAGAGCTTCAAGAGCTAATTTAAAAGATTCTTTTGTACGTATTATTAAGGGTGAAATTTTTTTACTCAATGCACACATTTCTCATCTTAGCACCACTCATTCTTTTTATAAGCATGATGAAAAAGGCGCAAGAAAACTTCTAATGCATAAAAAGCAAATCGATAGACTTTTTGGGAAAATTAGCACCCAAGGCTTCACTATAGTACCCCTAGAGCTTTATTTTAATGAAAAAAACAAAGCAAAAGCCTTAATCGCTCTAGCAAAAGGTAAAAATTTACATGATAAAAGAGAAAGCCTAAAGAAAAAACAAGCAGATCTTGAAGCAAGAGCTGCAATGAAAAATCATTACTAA
- a CDS encoding thioredoxin domain-containing protein, giving the protein MKKITYLILTFAFALFINACSSEEKIENDFAFTEYKKGDEILLKSVNGGEKTLVRTQNGFIVKGEEHKILMFDFFGTFCTPCQEEAPHLTSLWQKNTDHFIIIGLSHFENVSDQTVKDFAIKYGAYYFLCNSKENNRIVAQALKDINYQSMEQLPFKVVLKDGVYQDLTDFWNKDSKNFVKYYLGKVSTQTMQEDITRILNESKK; this is encoded by the coding sequence ATGAAAAAAATTACTTATTTAATTTTGACCTTCGCCTTTGCATTATTTATAAACGCTTGCTCAAGCGAAGAAAAAATCGAAAATGATTTTGCTTTCACCGAATACAAAAAAGGTGATGAAATTCTTTTAAAAAGCGTTAATGGCGGTGAGAAAACTTTAGTAAGAACCCAAAATGGCTTTATAGTAAAAGGAGAAGAACACAAAATTTTAATGTTTGATTTTTTTGGAACCTTTTGCACTCCATGTCAAGAAGAAGCACCTCATCTTACAAGCTTGTGGCAAAAAAATACAGATCATTTTATCATCATAGGGCTAAGTCATTTTGAAAATGTAAGCGATCAAACTGTAAAAGATTTTGCTATCAAATATGGAGCTTATTATTTTTTATGCAACTCAAAAGAAAATAACAGAATTGTTGCGCAAGCCTTAAAAGATATCAATTACCAAAGCATGGAACAACTTCCCTTTAAAGTGGTTTTAAAAGATGGGGTTTATCAGGATTTGACAGACTTTTGGAATAAAGACTCAAAAAACTTTGTAAAATATTATCTTGGCAAGGTTTCAACTCAAACTATGCAAGAAGACATCACTAGGATATTAAATGAGTCTAAAAAGTGA
- a CDS encoding ATP-dependent Clp protease adaptor ClpS translates to MSLKSEILEQQKLAEPKMFKVLLLNDDVTTMDFVIEILMNVFHHDFEKASAIMLEIHHQGSGVCGVYTEEIALSKKQQVDIAAKNNNFPLQTRIEEQ, encoded by the coding sequence ATGAGTCTAAAAAGTGAAATTTTAGAACAGCAAAAACTAGCAGAACCTAAAATGTTTAAGGTTTTGCTTTTAAATGATGATGTAACAACCATGGATTTTGTGATTGAAATTTTAATGAATGTTTTTCATCATGACTTTGAAAAAGCTAGTGCAATTATGCTTGAAATTCACCATCAAGGTAGTGGGGTTTGTGGTGTATATACAGAAGAAATCGCATTAAGCAAAAAACAACAAGTTGACATAGCAGCAAAGAATAATAACTTTCCACTCCAAACAAGGATAGAAGAACAATGA